In Nomia melanderi isolate GNS246 chromosome 5, iyNomMela1, whole genome shotgun sequence, a single genomic region encodes these proteins:
- the LOC116424685 gene encoding ankyrin repeat and SOCS box protein 16, which yields MLEHRRLFAMPTECVASPLQRELADSIIRLQPLDEIRILLACGAKANEAVTQGLRPLHYAVWQRYTEAAQLLLVRGADIDATDECGYSALHLAAEHGYVDLVKLLLDHGAKIDHRPDTGELFPRTTMCDEPLRLALKNRHVQVARILLEAGANPNKRYFFGSEINLVSPLDLQCMELLLAFGAQPNTRDRAGLTPLMKAARLPQGITSVLLLLSYGADVNSMADARHDYRTVLHYAILGGDPTVIDLLLKQGARLDLGPEYQKPTALDLAILKGDPSIVQMLLQSGADVNATSPIIGSPLHVACADNIPNRLEILSMLLERGADPNLVIRSDEGPALRPVLAEYVASNENPSVQVVALLLKYGARVVIKTQFRDPHGILNSLQNTADKPRLLKALLEAAESFDPCMIRRSSSLTDAQKAMVMEAARTPLPLTHQARLIVRKLCGTKLPKIVRKLQLPQSLHRYLLYDFH from the exons ATGCTGGAGCATCGCAGATTATTTGCT ATGCCTACCGAATGCGTCGCGAGTCCGCTGCAACGGGAACTAGCCGATTCCATAATACGTTTGCAACCGCTCGACGAAATTCGAATTCTCCTGGCATGCGGGGCAAAGGCGAACGAGGCCGTCACTCAGGGTTTGAGGCCGTTGCATTACGCGGTGTGGCAGAGGTACACGGAAGCGGCTCAGTTGTTGCTGGTGCGCGGCGCGGACATCGACGCGACCGACGAATGCGGATACTCGGCGCTGCATCTCGCAGCCGAGCACGGCTACGTGGATCTGGTCAAGCTGTTGCTCGACCACGGCGCCAAGATCGACCACCGACCGGACACCGGAGAGCTCTTCCCGAG GACCACCATGTGCGACGAACCGCTGCGTCTCGCGCTGAAAAATCGGCACGTCCAAGTGGCGAGGATTTTGCTGGAGGCCGGCGCGAACCCGAACAAGCGATACTTCTTCGGATCGGAGATCAATCTGGTTTCGCCGTTGGACCTGCAATGCATGGAACTGCTGCTGGCTTTCGGGGCGCAGCCGAACACGAGGGACCGCGCGGGACTGACGCCGCTGATGAAGGCCGCGAGGCTACCGCAG GGTATCACCTCGGTGCTGCTCCTGCTGAGCTACGGCGCAGACGTGAATTCGATGGCGGACGCGAGGCACGATTACCGGACGGTTCTGCACTACGCGATTCTCGGCGGGGATCCAACGGTGATCGATCTGCTCCTGAAGCAAGGAGCTCGGCTCGATCTCGGGCCCGAGTATCAGAAGCCCACGGCTCTCGATTTGGCCATCCTGAAGGGGGACCCCTCGATCGTCCAAATGCTGTTGCAATCGG GTGCTGACGTGAACGCGACTTCGCCGATCATCGGTTCCCCGCTGCACGTCGCTTGCGCGGACAACATTCCAAACCGGCTGGAGATCCTGTCGATGCTGCTGGAACGGGGCGCGGACCCGAACCTGGTGATACGCAGCGACGAGGGGCCGGCGCTGCGCCCGGTCCTCGCGGAGTACGTGGCCTCGAACGAGAACCCGTCGGTGCAGGTGGTCGCCCTTCTGCTCAAGTACGGGGCGCGAGTCGTCATCAAGACGCAGTTCCGCGACCCGCACGGAATACTCAACTCCCTGCAGAACACCGCGGACAAGCCGCGGCTGCTCAAGGCGTTGCTCGAAGCTGCGGAAAGCTTCGACCCCTGCATGATCCGTAGGTCGAGCAGCCTGACGGACGCGCAGAAAGCCATGGTCATGGAGGCGGCCAGAACTCCGTTGCCTCTCACCCATCAAGCTAGGTTGATAGTTCGAAAGTTGTGCGGCACCAAATTACCCAAAATCGTTCGCAAGCTTCAGCTCCCACAGTCGCTGCATCGTTATCTCCTGTACGATTTCCATTAG
- the LOC116424687 gene encoding uncharacterized protein LOC116424687 gives MESGSILNTPGNYPGGDRQQFCVSWNSHQSNMHSAFPKLLSSEQFVDVTLACDGGSIKCHKVVLSACSDYLERLLLEIPCTHPIIFLRDMRMWELQALVEFMYRGEVYVEQQQLGKLMQAAEVLQIRGLSTQGNDNTLSESGSQQCDSNTSVAPSTTTQQDGSNFKVEETQSDDGASNANFLETPSIAASSTTSATSHTTTPVSQNPNSSNFMNMEHSEALQHLEKALSACEATLTETQGMVKMEPDEQFTQQQDVKPYSISMVPSSNCNPSSPFPAIEGYQRRQRRSEEELKQASDMVARGMTFQVASEKYKIPISTIRFYMVRKGILQRRKRGRGSSNLGMNSQPGSPASPPYHMMNYRLPESLNSSLP, from the exons ATGGAGAGTGGAAGTATCTTGAATACCCCGGGTAATTATCCTGGCGGGGATCGTCAACAGTTTTGCGTTTCCTGGAATTCTCATCAATCGAATATGCATAGCGCATTCCCTAAATTGTTGAGTTCAGAGCAATTCGTCGATGTCACTTTGGCTTGCGACGGAGGCTCGATAAAATGTCACAAGGTGGTATTGTCAGCCTGTAGCGATTATTTGGAACGTTTGCTACTGGAGATACCGTGCACTCATCCCATCATCTTCTTGAGGGATATGAGAATGTGGGAACTTCAAGCTTTGGTAGAGTTCATGTATCGTGGAGAAGTGTACGTGGAGCAACAGCAGCTAGGAAAATTAATGCAGGCTGCCGAAGTATTACAG ATTCGTGGTTTGTCCACTCAAGGGAACGATAATACTTTGAGCGAAAGTGGCTCCCAGCAATGCGACTCGAATACATCCGTTGCTCCGTCTACAACCACACAGCAGGATGGGTCTAATTTCAAAGTAGAGGAAACTCAGTCCGACGACGGAGCTTCGAATGCTAATTTCCTCGAAACTCCGTCGATCGCCGCATCCAGTACGACGAGCGCAACATCGCATACTACTACTCCGGTTTCACAAAACccaaattcttcaaatttcatGAACATGGAGCACAGCGAGGCATTGCAGCATTTGGAGAAAGCGCTGAGCGCTTGCGAGGCAACTCTGACCGAAACCCAGGGGATGGTAAAGATGGAACCGGACGAACAGTTTACTCAGCAACAGGATGTAAAACCATATTCGATTAGTATGGTACCGAGCAGTAATTGTAACCCGAGCAGCCCGTTTCCTGCGATCGAAG GCTACCAGAGACGACAAAGACGTTCGGAAGAAGAGTTGAAACAAGCTTCGGATATGGTGGCACGCGGTATGACGTTTCAAGTTGCTtcggaaaaatacaaaattccgaTAAGTACGATTCGATTCTACATGGTCAGAAAAGGTATATTGCAAAGGCGAAAACGCGGTCGCGGTTCAAGTAATCTTGGCATGAATAGTCAGCCAGGCAGTCCGGCGAGTCCGCCGTATCATATGATGAATTATCGTTTGCCAGAGAGCCTAAACTCCAGCCTACCGTAG
- the Pgk gene encoding phosphoglycerate kinase translates to MALNKLSIDKVDLTGKRILIRVDFNVPLKDGKITNNQRIVAALDTVKYALEKNAKSVVLMSHLGRPDGKPDMKYTLKPVAEELKSLLGKEVLFLNDCIGSEVEAACANPAPGTIILLENLRFHVEEEGKGVGPDGSKIKADKEKVLEFRKSLRKLGDIYVNDAFGTAHRAHSSMMGEGYETRASGFLLKKELDYFAKALDNPERPFLAILGGAKVADKIQLINNMLDKVNEMIIGGGMAYTFLKVSKNMKIGNSLFDEEGAKIVNDLLSKAEKNKVQIHLPVDFITADKFAENAAVGSADLENGIPDGWMGLDVGPKSRELFSEPIKRAKTIVWNGPAGVFEFEQFSKGTKGLMDDVVNATSRGAITIIGGGDTATCAAKWKTEDKVSHVSTGGGASLELLEGKVLPGVEALSPL, encoded by the exons ATGGCATTGAATAAGCTCAGCATCGACAAAGTGGATCTGACGGGCAAACGGATTCTGATACG GGTAGACTTCAATGTGCCGTTAAAGGATGGTAAAATAACTAATAACCAACGAATCGTAGCCGCGTTGGATACCGTTAAATACGCCCTCGAGAAAAATGCAAAGTCCGTTGTATTAATGTCACATTTGGGACGTCCGGACGGTAAACCGGATATGAAATACACTTTAAAACCAGTCGCCGAAGAATTAAAGTCGTTACTTGGAAAAGAGGTTTTGTTTCTGAACGATTGCATCGGATCGGAGGTGGAAGCTGCTTGCGCCAACCCTGCGCCTGGAACCATCATCTTGCTAGAAAATTTAAGGTTCCACGTAGAAGAGGAAGGGAAAGGAGTGGGACCCGATGGAAGTAAA ATTAAAGCGGATAAAGAAAAAGTCTTGGAATTTAGAAAGTCCTTAAGAAAACTTGGAGACATTTATGTCAACGATGCGTTCGGTACTGCGCATCGAGCTCACAGTTCGATGATGGGAGAGGGATATGAAACGAGAGCTAGTGGTTTTCTTTTGAAGAAAGAATTGGACTACTTCGCTAAAGCGTTAGATAATCCTGAAAGGCCATTTTTGGCTATACTAGGAGGCGCGAAAGTTGCTGATAAAATacaattgataaataatatgCTAGATAAAGTTAATGAAATGATTATTGGAGGTGGAATGGCGTATACTTTCttaaaagtatcaaaaaataTGAAG ATAGGCAATTCGTTATTCGACGAAGAAGGTGCAAAAATAGTCAACGACCTATTGTCAAAGGCTGAGAAGAACAAAGTTCAAATACATCTGCCAGTCGATTTTATTACTGCGGATAAATTCGCGGAAAATGCTGCTGTCGGCTCAGCGGATTTAGAAAACGGCATACCGGACGGTTGGATGGGTCTCGATGTTGGACCAAAATCACGAGAATTATTTAGCG AACCGATTAAAAGAGCGAAAACTATTGTGTGGAATGGCCCAGCAGGTGTTTTTGAATTTGAACAGTTCAGCAAAGGTACAAAGGGCCTCATGGATGATGTTGTTAATGCTACATCGCGGGGTGCTATTACCATAATTGGAGGTGGTGATACAGCCACGTGTGCTGCTAAATGGAAAACCGAGGATAAAGTAAGCCATGTAAGCACCGGGGGCGGTGCCAGCTTGGAACTCCTCGAAGGAAAAGTCTTACCAGGAGTGGAGGCGCTCTCTCCTCTATAA
- the RpII15 gene encoding RNA polymerase II subunit RpII15, translated as MSKITGYDTHDDGPGFVGIRFCQECNNMLYPKEDKENKVLMYACRNCDFKQLADSNCIYVNKIMHEIDELTHIVADVISDPTLPRTEEHPCPKCNHREAVFFQAQTRRAEEEMRLYYVCTNQHCSHRWTE; from the exons ATGTCGAAAATAACTGGATACGATACGCATGATGACGGGCCAGGTTTTGTTGGTATCAGATTTTGTCAAGAATGCAATAATATGTTGTATCCTAAAGAAGACAAAGAAAACAAAGTACTAATGTATGCT TGCAGAAATTGTGATTTTAAGCAATTGGCTGACAGTAATTGTATATACGTGAACAAAATTATGCATGAAATTGA tGAACTAACACATATCGTAGCAGACGTAATATCTGATCCCACTTTACCAAGAACAGAAGAACATCCGTGTCCTAAATGTAATCACAGAGAAGCTGTATTTTTCCAAGCACAAACGAGACGAGCAGAAGAAGAAATGAGGTTATATTATGTGTGTACTAATCAGCATTGTTCTCATAGATGgacagaataa
- the Pex19 gene encoding peroxisomal biogenesis factor 19: MADEKLKNQVEDQELNDLLDSALKDFTKDQNVDKTDDKKESLEVTTEKNSFESLEDAWTADFIEEAADQFEKNLQNLMKNGSDGELGASFQKMAQTIASVISDEGNTDKDSTGTDFETAIARALNDLSATSESLQNEADLSEMLGQASLDDGPGAILPIMQGMLQHLLSKEILYPSLKELVDKYPEWLEGKKATLSSNDLHKFTKQLELMQQVCTELEKEKDEDTEELKKKRLETVISLMQEVLGYGQLPEELIGEQTMPFQVDAEGDPVIPALLRGMDSPQNCRLM, encoded by the exons ATGGCcgatgaaaaactgaaaaatcaagTAGAGGATCAAGAATTAAATGACCTATTAGACA gTGCTTTAAAAGATTTCACTAAAGACCAAAATGTAGATAAAACAGACGACAAAAAGGAATCTTTAGAAGTCACAACAGAGAAAAACTCTTTTGAATCGTTAGAAGATGCTTGGACTGCAGACTTTATCGAAGAAGCTGCTGATCAGTTTGAGAAGAATCtgcaaaatttaatgaaaaacg gaTCGGATGGTGAATTGGGTGCTTCTTTTCAAAAAATGGCACAAACAATTGCAAGTGTAATATCAGATGAAGGTAACACCGACAAAGATAGCACCGGTACAGACTTTGAAACTGCTATTGCTCGAGCATTAAACGACCTATCTGCAACATCCGAATCATTACAA AATGAAGCTGACTTGTCCGAAATGCTTGGACAAGCATCTTTGGATGATGGACCCGGTGCTATTCTACCGATCATGCAAGGAATGCTGCAACACTTGTTGTCGAAGGAAATTCTGTAcccatcattgaaagaattggtCGATAAATATCCCGAGTGGTTAGAAGGGAAGAAAGCAACATTGTCATCTAATGATCTACACAAATTCACTAAGCAATTGGAATTAATGCAACAG GTATGTACTGAactagaaaaggaaaaagacgaAGACACCGAAGAACTGAAGAAAAAACGTTTGGAAACTGTAATATCGCTTATGCAAGAAGTGCTAGGGTACGGACAGTTACCCGAAGAGCTTATAGGAGAACAAACAATGCCTTTTCAAGTTGATGCCGAAGGGGATCCTGTCATTCCAGCGTTACTTCGTGGCATGGATTCACCGCAAAATTGTCGATTAATGTAA
- the LOC116424658 gene encoding hsp70-binding protein 1 has product MGASHATKITEKMEKSQNSNKQGNLVAQSHASSSARPLSIEGPSNTNNTDMQMLTATSNQPRQPRNLQGLLRYAMEATNSQDSLNSTQLNPMDKERQQFLREAISSLSCNVIEELQKSIKTLSNVVDLRPDDDTSQQEAALERISDYVDNIDVANDFYKIGGFSIFGPCLNSPHSSIRWRAADVIAELAQNNPFCQDKFLETGLFPVLLNMVDTDPAETARIKALYAVSCIVREHPLSLKYMDINDGYSVLLRAMQSSVKKLQIKSTFLLCSLCNEENMNDLKLMLINMGLVEQATGSLATSELLPEIRDQLLNILDGLTKNDFLPALNECRRPELRLQSTLKRAIKDLEQEENLDQVEVCYRLLNKLFPEHDTSQER; this is encoded by the exons ATGGGTGCATCGCATGCGACGAAGATTACAGAAAAAATGGAGAA ATCTCAAAATTCCAACAAACAAGGAAATTTGGTGGCTCAATCGCATGCAAGTAGCAGTGCAAGACCACTGTCAATTGAAGGCCCTTCAAACACAAATAATACCGATATGCAAATGTTAACGGCAACGTCAAATCAACCCAGACAGCCAAGAAATTTGCAGGGTTTATTGAGATATGCTATGGAAGCAACAAATTCTCAAGATTCTCTTAATAGTACTCAATTGAATCCAATGGACAAAGAA AGACAACAATTTTTAAGAGAGGCAATTTCTTCTTTGTCGTGTAATGTTATAGAAGAATTACAGAAAAGCATTAAAACTTTATCCAATGTTGTTGACCTTCGTCCAGACGATGATACTTCGCAACAAGAAGCTGCTTTAGAAAGAATCTCAGATTATGTGGATAATATAGATGTTGCGaatgatttctataaaattggaggtttctcaatttttggtCCATGTTTAAATTCTCCACATAGCAGCATCAGATGGAGAGCAGCAGATGTAATAGCTGAATTAGCTCAGAATAATCCCTTTTGCCAAGACAAATTTTTAGAAACTGGTTTATTTCCTGTATTGTTGAATATGGTAGACACAGATCCTGCGGAAACTGCCAGGATCAAAGCTTTGTATGCTGTATCTT gcATAGTTCGTGAACATCCACTGTCCCTGAAATACATGGATATAAATGATGGATACTCTGTACTTTTGAGAGCTATGCAAAGTTCCGTGAAAAAGCTACAGATTAAATCTACTTTCCTTCTATGTTCTCTTTGTAATGAGGAAAATATGAATGATCTGAAACTTATGCTAATTAATATGGGTTTAGTAGAACAAGCAACTGGGTCATTAGCCACCAGTGAACTACTTCCAGAAATTAG GGACCAGTTGTTGAATATTCTCGATGGTTTGACCAAAAATGATTTTCTCCCAGCCTTAAATGAATGTAGGCGTCCAGAACTTCGTTTACAGTCCACACTGAAACGTGCTATAAAGGATCTAGAACAGGAAGAGAATCTGGATCAGGTAGAGGTGTGCTACCggttattaaacaaattattcccCGAACATGATACAAGTCAAGAGAGATAA